A stretch of the Clarias gariepinus isolate MV-2021 ecotype Netherlands chromosome 26, CGAR_prim_01v2, whole genome shotgun sequence genome encodes the following:
- the dlec1 gene encoding deleted in lung and esophageal cancer protein 1 — translation MQEEAGKKYENGIEPSMNRPTPASEKTQDISHVLASIFKDLYTTEVIGKDTVASLTKSNRKGEDHHSKYVEALQQVHLEYDRRIQDAEMLEKHIIQARQKASDKEEHVQSQLMEDVGEAYHQLGLPPVKSTFKWCVDNSLLKSHNLICPEDYIREQTPHAKAPPRKSAHRFAQSTASYSMHVSTQLQDDGYTLIPEPVTAQSLLEESEETLTLPSSQETFSIRSDSSQVRQVQAKKLCKGKPSSEDDAAWQKLQKCQNFLRSPHFQPLSHRRGGKSLIVQVEKGEKGKKESSSPEELVPVFIANPPEVLFTEYQIGDVYETTVELRNMTAASRHVRVIPPTTPHFSIGLGKFPGEGGIVAPGMSCQYTVRFAPDSLADFEDFLVVESLSVHPLIIPLEAHRPPPVLTLPAVLDLGYCLVGGVKTMKVVCHNVGYSAGTFCIMPKGQWPTSNLRSAVKACFAEEPPFAISPSLFNLFPGQAEVIQVVFFPTTAETFTKSFTIVCDNCQVKDFSIQGTGQVVMLELVALEGGEDLPALGELRDLTADHFIRFDSTNVQSVLRKKVMIKNNTHLELPFQWQIMKPNLQYLLPGEIPDPSCVQHHTATDNAFSINPQTGLFAPAQESVFILTFCPEELRDYHSVCHLVIMNVPNLQNSHASQQHQDPVGDVIVMEFEVKGCTEPYRILLEPYALLIPGESYIHTTIRKGFKMWNQSKSSIRFQWERINDLHCIEVEPLSGQIETNECLDMDLVLTGGRPGCLTTKLHCHIQHHSDPIVLPIEATFKGPDVSVNLPSVDLGIVQLGKEVCSTLQISNSSPLEAQWSLKELPNDLAVNVASVIIEPSQGVLAPLSSCSVSVIFRAMCCQSFESVLRLAVLNGTGCHLPVRAEVLCPQVCLLSTQMVLPILYVGIPQTGKATLFNQTLLPAQFTWNKLQGHQAHLCSASFTPSSGTLLPNAYLDISVSFTTHTDEELNDVTAVCEVDGMEKLLVLNFCCKAKSLSVSYSLPQTSTNCAASEVPDERPVVLDFTEDSPIMIGKSTDRQLLITNRTAISTSFIIEVEVFSEHRPKERVTEPSKHGSRHMKSLLHIMHLEKIEEKEHKDFVQGLLAHGKGVSFLVEPKKGKLGPFETVVINITAHSNMWGDYEDHLICKVGDLEADLIPMRMSVKGCPLYFQIIGPQPENQNQGPIIRFGTHISGGDTVSRSLRLNNPSPYDIRVDWLTYNKEAEDRKLIDLIVAYGEAFPLKDVDGNEVIGGPNSHMALLPRLNQCQTPSTEESNSSLRTTSETSDFDEELSEEEEQQALVSLASARKLFSVFIQPHEGCVSDYPYCITPQQIIVPAGGSSTIHVSFTPLTLSDPAGSHACVGYALGFMSLDSKMEPSIVGKVARAQGYELEPLRLDMLAFIKPAILTVQMEEVDEDVLQFSATASDLLDGHNLKKECVTVRTLQLINSTDVPLSFTLATQWPFSVLQRTHTHRAKLAGQVERQHTLLLPPKHNMQVKVAFHLAASLLFYQSQLSPEAPPTVTLLCAQMEERRLRFQENLTIQYSNSSLQSVGLCAHVALPMLHLSSNSVDFGTCYVGQTRVKEVFLSNHGGSSSFWTVLLGGGAKEENKVFKVAPVHGVLKAPEFPVSSSRQSLEISFTPSDQQSFQTTVTVQGILGEPCLTLQIQGRGSLDEKYISPTHDI, via the exons atgcaggaGGAAGCaggtaaaaaatatgaaaatggcATCGAACCCTCCATGAACCGACCCACACCAGCGTCAGAGAAAACTCAG GACATTTCCCATGTCCTGGCGAGTATATTCAAAGACCTGTACACAACGGAGGTCATTGGAAAAGACACTGTTGCCAGTCTCACCAAATCAAACAGAAAAGGGGAGGATCATCACTCCAAATACGTGGAGGCACTTCAGCAG GTTCATTTAGAGTATGACAGACGGATTCAAGACGCTGAGATGTTGGAGAAGCACATCATTCAGGCCCGGCAGAAGGCCAGTGATAAAGAGGAGCATGTCCAGTCTCAGCTTATGGAGGATGTGGGAGAGGCCTACCATCAGCTTGGCTTACCTCCAG TCAAGTCTACCTTTAAGTGGTGTGTGGACAACAGTCTTCTCAAGAGTCACAACCTGATTTGCCCTGAGGACTACATAAGAGAGCAAACGCCACATGCTAAAGCTCCTCCAA GGAAATCTGCTCATCGGTTTGCCCAGTCAACTGCCTCGTACTCCATGCATGTGTCCACACAGCTCCAGGACGACGGCTACACACTAATCCCTGAGCCTGTTACAGCCCAGAGTCTGCTGGAGGAGTCGGAAGAGACGCTGACTCTGCCCTCCTCACAGGAGACCTTCTCCATCAGAAGCGATTCCTCTCAG GTCCGTCAGGTGCAAGCCAAAAAATTATGCAAGGGGAAGCCTAGCTCAGAAGACGATGCTGCTTGGCAGAAGCTTCAGAAGTGCCAAAACTTTCTGCGCAGCCCTCACTTTCAGCCCTTGAGTCATCGACGAGGGGGAAAATCTCTTATCGTGCAGGTGGAGAAAGGAGAAAAGGGCAAGAAAGAAAG CTCCAGCCCTGAAGAGCTGGTGCCGGTTTTCATCGCCAACCCGCCCGAAGTCCTGTTCACTGAATACCAAATTGGGGACGTCTATGAG ACCACAGTGGAACTGAGGAACATGACCGCCGCCAGCCGCCACGTGCGTGTCATCCCTCCTACCACCCCACACTTTTCTATTGGGTTag GCAAGTTCCCTGGTGAAGGAGGCATCGTAGCTCCTGGTATGAGCTGTCAGTACACTGTGCGCTTTGCCCCTGACTCTCTGGCTGATTTTGAGGATTTCCTGGTGGTTGAGTCACTGTCAGTACATCCTCTGATTATACCACTGGAGGCCCACAGACCCCCACCGGTACTCACAC TGCCTGCTGTTCTGGATTTAGGCTACTGCCTGGTCGGAGGGGTGAAAACCATGAAGGTGGTGTGCCATAATGTTGGTTACAGTGCTGGAACTTTCTGCATTATGCCCAAAGGACAGTGGCCTACCTCCAACCTCAGG TCTGCAGTGAAAGCGTGCTTTGCAGAAGAGCCTCCGTTTGCAATCAGCCCGTCTCTGTTCAACTTGTTCCCAGGTCAGGCCGAGGTCATACAG GTCGTTTTCTTCCCCACGACTGCTGAAACCTTCACCAAGAGCTTTACTATCGTGTGTGACAACTGTCAAGTCAAGGATTTCTCTATACAAG GTACAGGTCAGGTGGTCATGCTGGAGCTGGTGGCATTAGAGGGTGGGGAGGACCTGCCTGCACTCGGGGAACTGCGTGACCTGACTGCTGATCATTTTATAAGATTTGACTCGACCAACGTGCAGTCTGTGCTTCGGAAAAAAGTGATGATCAAGAACAATAC GCATTTGGAGCTGCCGTTCCAGTGGCAGATCATGAAACCCAACCTGCAGTATCTGCTGCCTGGAGAGATTCCAGATCCATCATGCGTCCAGCATCACACCGCTACTGACAACGCCTTCAGCATTAATCCACAGACTGGCCTGTTCGCTCCTGCGCAAGAGTCTGTGTTTATCCTTACATTCTGTCCAGAAGAG TTGAGGGATTATCACAGTGTGTGTCACTTGGTCATAATGAACGTCCCGAATCTGCAGAATAG TCATGCTTCTCAGCAGCACCAGGACCCGGTTGGTGACGTGATCGTGATGGAGTTTGAAGTTAAAGGCTGTACTGAGCCGTATAGGATCCTGCTGGAGCCGTACGCCCTCTTAATACCAGGAGAGAGTTACATACACACCACCATCCGCAAGGGCTTTAAG ATGTGGAATCAAAGCAAGTCCTCGATTCGTTTTCAATGGGAGCGTATCAATGACCTTCACTGTATTGAAGTTGAGCCCTTGTCAGGGCAaatag AAACGAACGAGTGTCTTGATATGGATCTGGTTCTGACTGGAGGCCGACCCGGTTGCCTAACCACCAAACTTCATTGTCACATTCAGCACCACTCAGACCCTATAGTCTTGCCCATAGAGGCCACGTTTAAG GGGCCGGACGTGTCTGTAAACCTGCCCAGTGTGGATCTGGGGATTGTGCAGCTTGGTAAGGAAGTCTGCTCGACTCTCCAGATTAGCAACAGCAGCCCTTTAGAAGCCCAGTGGAGCCTGAAAGAGCTGCCCAATGACCTTGCAGTCAACGTTGCATCT GTGATCATAGAGCCCAGTCAGGGTGTTCTGGCTCCTTTATCATCCTGCAGTGTGAGCGTGATTTTCAGAGCCATGTGCTGTCAGAGCTTTGAGTCTGTCCTGCGGCTCGCTGTCCTGAATGGCACCGGATG TCACCTGCCTGTCCGAGCAGAGGTCCTGTGTCCTCAGGTGTGTTTGCTGAGCACCCAGATGGTGCTGCCTATCCTGTATGTAGGAATTCCACAGACCGGCAAAGCGACACTGTTTAACCAAACACTACTCCCAGCACAGTTCACATGGAATAAG CTCCAGGGCCATCAGGCTCATCTCTGTTCTGCCAGCTTTACTCCATCGTCTGGCACTCTGTTGCCCAACGCATACCTGGACATCAGTGTGTCCTTCACAACACACACGGAT gagGAGCTGAATGACGTAACAgctgtgtgtgaggtggacggAATGGAGAAACTTCTTGTGCTCAACTTCTGCTGCAAAGCCAAGAGTCTGAGCGTGTCCTACTCTCTGCCTCAGACCAGTACAAACTG TGCTGCGTCAGAGGTTCCTGATGAGCGGCCGGTTGTGCTGGATTTCACGGAGGACAGTCCGATCATGATCGGCAAATCAACGGACAGACAGCTGCTGATAACCAATCGCACCGCAATTTCAACCTCTTTCATCATAGAGGTAGAGGTCTTTAGTGAACACCGGCCCAAAGAAAGAGTCACAGAACCATCTAAACATGG aagtCGTCATATGAAGTCGCTGCTTCATATTATGCATTTAGAGAAAATCGAGGAGAAGGAACACAAAG ATTTTGTACAAGGACTTCTGGCTCACGGTAAAGGTGTCTCGTTCTTGGTCGagccaaaaaaaggaaagcttGGGCCTTTTGAAACCGTCGTCATTAACATCACTGCCCATAGCAACATGTGGGGCGATTATGAAGACCACCTCATCTGCAAA GTTGGTGATCTTGAGGCAGATCTCATTCCAATGAGGATGTCTGTGAAAGGTTGCCCTTTATACTTCCAGATCATTGGACCACAGCCTGAGAATCAGAACCAAGGCCCGATTATACG ATTTGGGACACATATTTCTGGAGGGGACACAGTGTCACGGTCTCTCCGTCTGAACAACCCAAGCCCATACG acATCCGCGTGGACTGGCTGACGTACAACAAAGAGGCCGAAGACAGGAAGTTAATAGACTTGATTGTGGCATATGGGGAAGCTTTTCCTCTTAAGGACGTTGACGGTAACGAGGTTATCGGAGGTCCAAACTCCCACATGGCTCTTTTGCCAAGGTTGAATCAATGCCAAACTCCCAGCACGGAAGAAAGCAACTCCTCTCTCAGAACCACATCGGAGACGTCA GACTTTGATGAAGAACTGAGTGAGGAAGAGGAACAACAGGCGCTGGTGTCTCTGGCATCAGCGAGGAAactgttttctgtatttatcCAGCCGCATGAAGGATGTGTTTCAGATTACCCATACTGCATCACTCCACAGCAGAta ATTGTCCCTGCAGGGGGCAGTAGCACCATCCATGTGTCTTTTACCCCTCTCACACTATCGGATCCAGCTGGCAGCCACGCGTGTGTAGGTTACGCTCTGGGCTTCATGTCACTGGACTCAAAG ATGGAGCCGAGTATTGTGGGTAAAGTTGCCAGAGCTCAGGGTTATGAGCTGGAACCTCTGAGACTGGACATGTTGGCGTTTATTAAACCAGCCat attgaCGGTCCAGATGGAGGAAGTGGATGAAGATGTTCTGCAGTTCAGCGCTACTGCGAGTGATTTACTTGATGGTCACAATCTCAAAAAG GAGTGTGTGACAGTGCGCACGCTGCAGCTCATCAACAGCACTGACGTTCCTTTGAGTTTCACACTCGCTACACAGTGGCCGTTTTCTGTCctgcagcgcacacacacacaccgggccAAGCTTGCGGGTCAGGTTGAGAGAcagcacacactgttgctgccACCTAAACACAACATGCAG GTGAAGGTGGCTTTTCACCTTGCAGCGTCTCTCCTGTTCTATCAGAGCCAGCTGTCTCCAGAAGCCCCGCCCACTGTGACGCTGCTGTGTGCTCAGATGGAAGAGAGGAGGCTGAGATTTCAGGAGAATCTCACTATTCAGTACAGCAACAGCTCTCTACAG AGTGTAGGTTTGTGTGCTCACGTGGCACTACCCATGCTGCACCTCTCCTCCAACAGTGTCGACTTTGGCACCTGTTACGTGGGACAGACCAGAGTTAAAGAAGTGTTCCTGTCCAATCATGGCGGCTCTAGCAGTTTTTGGACCGTATTGCTAG gtGGAGGTGCTAAAGAAGAGAATAAAGTCTTCAAAGTCGCTCCAGTGCATGGTGTCTTAAAGGCACCGGAGTTTCCCGTCTCCTCCTCTAGACAATCGCTGGAGATCAGCTTCACACCCAG CGATCAACAGTCATTCCAGACCACAGTCACTGTGCAAGGAATTCTGGGAGAGCCCTGTCTTACTCTGCAGATACAAGGAAGAGGATCACTGGATGAGAAATACATTTCCCCAACACATGACATTTAA